One genomic segment of Amycolatopsis granulosa includes these proteins:
- a CDS encoding trimeric intracellular cation channel family protein yields the protein MASGTAVETINQITRYLDLAGVFACAILGGAVARSERLDLFGFLVVGSVSGLGGGVIRDTLLQHGTPVALTDYAYLPTALAGALLSFVISISESAWDKLFTALDAAVIGFWAVTGAQKTLATGLGWLPAILLGTTTAVGGGALRDVLLRRVPAVFGGNALYGTVAAAVAATMVVCNYLGAPLVGLVSGVVGALLFRVAAVKFGWNLPNGLEWQPHSRLASAWRSRRRRRNPRPGR from the coding sequence ATGGCGAGTGGGACAGCGGTCGAAACGATCAACCAGATCACGCGCTACCTCGACCTGGCGGGTGTGTTCGCCTGCGCGATCCTCGGTGGCGCGGTGGCCCGCAGCGAGCGGCTGGACCTGTTCGGGTTCCTCGTCGTGGGCAGCGTGTCCGGCCTGGGCGGCGGGGTCATCCGGGACACGCTGCTGCAGCACGGCACGCCGGTCGCGCTGACCGACTACGCCTACCTGCCCACGGCGCTGGCCGGGGCGCTGCTGTCGTTCGTGATCTCGATCAGCGAAAGCGCGTGGGACAAGTTGTTCACCGCGCTGGACGCGGCGGTCATCGGGTTCTGGGCGGTGACCGGGGCGCAGAAGACGCTGGCCACCGGCCTGGGCTGGTTGCCGGCGATCCTGCTGGGCACCACGACCGCGGTCGGCGGCGGTGCCCTGCGTGACGTCCTGCTGCGCCGGGTGCCGGCCGTGTTCGGCGGCAATGCCCTGTACGGGACGGTGGCCGCGGCGGTGGCGGCGACGATGGTGGTCTGCAACTACCTGGGCGCGCCGCTGGTGGGGCTGGTGTCCGGGGTCGTCGGGGCGCTGCTCTTCCGGGTCGCGGCGGTCAAGTTCGGGTGGAACCTGCCCAACGGCCTGGAGTGGCAGCCGCACTCACGGCTCGCCAGCGCGTGGCGCAGCCGCCGCCGGCGCCGCAACCCGCGCCCGGGCCGGTAA
- a CDS encoding acetoacetate decarboxylase family protein gives MTEPVVAMPPFAPLYGVGTETVQLRWLTVEYRTDPEVLARLLPAPLAPAPDPLVGIWVAEFLGAGFHLPDGTVEQRPPYLQAGISVQCRRHDEVGAYPLTFFIEGLNHGTLGREIFGLPKKQARAVTLTEDGDEVTGRIVTANDIEIVTVRARAATPGAALDPIPEWFGHHFALKLIPSAEGTGYDISRLVRIPFRTSQPTGGWDGTAEVTLRPSAADPVHLLPCHEVTSARYGGIRLDIGFGTYLDHVDHVPVAGTPDWGSVAPSGR, from the coding sequence GTGACCGAACCCGTCGTCGCGATGCCCCCGTTCGCGCCGCTGTACGGCGTGGGCACCGAGACCGTGCAGCTGCGCTGGCTCACCGTCGAGTACCGCACCGACCCGGAGGTGCTGGCACGGCTGCTGCCCGCTCCGCTGGCGCCGGCGCCGGATCCGCTCGTCGGCATCTGGGTGGCCGAGTTCCTCGGGGCCGGGTTCCACCTGCCCGACGGCACCGTCGAACAGCGGCCGCCGTACCTGCAGGCCGGGATCAGCGTGCAGTGCCGCCGCCACGACGAGGTGGGCGCCTATCCGCTCACCTTCTTCATCGAGGGCCTCAACCACGGCACCCTCGGGCGGGAGATCTTCGGGCTGCCCAAGAAACAGGCCCGCGCGGTCACCCTCACCGAGGACGGTGACGAGGTGACCGGCCGCATCGTCACCGCCAACGACATCGAGATCGTCACCGTGCGGGCCCGGGCCGCGACGCCCGGCGCCGCGCTCGACCCGATCCCGGAGTGGTTCGGCCACCACTTCGCGCTGAAGCTGATCCCGAGCGCGGAGGGCACCGGCTACGACATCAGCAGGCTGGTGCGCATCCCGTTCCGCACCTCCCAGCCGACCGGTGGGTGGGACGGCACAGCGGAGGTGACCCTGCGGCCGTCCGCCGCCGATCCCGTCCACCTGCTGCCGTGTCACGAGGTCACCTCCGCCCGCTATGGCGGGATCCGCCTCGACATCGGTTTCGGCACCTATCTCGACCACGTCGACCACGTCCCCGTCGCGGGGACACCGGACTGGGGCAGCGTCGCCCCGTCAGGAAGGTGA
- a CDS encoding M20 family metallopeptidase — MPRPTDAQVLARVDAVAEDMLSFLAATVREPSESGWEDRVTGRYADWFAARGWPLVRQPLEPTGMAAGEPRSADRENLIAWYPRRRGLPYLVLNGHVDVVPAGDEQAWSRPPHSGARAGGKVHGRGSVDMKGGIAAGLYALAALEDLRVDLPFDVAVQLVVAEETTGVGTRAAALEVPDPAAALVLEPTGGAIVPVSTGLLFFTVDVTGVAAHTSAPWRGVDAFDKLIRVREALAELARKRGAAYRHPLFADVPTAIPFAIGTARAGSWRAAVPDHATMSGRIGLVPGEAPAELRQEVERVLAEVAATDDWLRDHPPAVRWDHEGLPGWETPADHELVAALRSAQRAATGEETLTGFTAGSDAAFFGARGVPTAIFGPGDVTLAHAPDECVAEADVVRAAKVLALALTRMVVRGG; from the coding sequence ATGCCGCGACCGACCGACGCGCAGGTACTGGCCCGGGTCGACGCCGTGGCCGAGGACATGCTGTCGTTCCTCGCCGCCACCGTCCGCGAGCCCAGCGAGAGCGGGTGGGAGGACCGGGTGACCGGCCGGTACGCCGACTGGTTCGCCGCCCGTGGCTGGCCGCTGGTGCGGCAGCCGCTCGAGCCCACCGGGATGGCCGCCGGCGAACCGCGGTCGGCGGACCGGGAGAACCTGATCGCCTGGTACCCGCGGCGCCGCGGGCTGCCGTACCTGGTCCTCAACGGGCACGTGGACGTGGTGCCGGCCGGTGACGAGCAGGCGTGGTCGCGGCCGCCGCACTCCGGGGCCCGGGCCGGCGGCAAGGTGCACGGACGCGGTTCGGTCGACATGAAGGGCGGCATCGCGGCCGGGCTGTACGCGCTGGCCGCGCTCGAAGACCTCCGCGTGGACCTGCCGTTCGACGTCGCGGTGCAGCTCGTCGTGGCCGAGGAAACCACCGGGGTGGGCACACGGGCCGCCGCGCTCGAGGTGCCGGACCCGGCGGCCGCGCTGGTGCTGGAGCCGACCGGCGGCGCGATCGTGCCGGTCAGCACCGGCCTGTTGTTCTTCACCGTCGACGTCACCGGCGTCGCGGCGCACACCTCCGCCCCGTGGCGCGGGGTGGACGCGTTCGACAAACTGATCCGCGTGCGCGAGGCGCTGGCCGAGCTGGCCCGAAAACGCGGCGCGGCCTACCGGCACCCGCTGTTCGCCGACGTGCCCACCGCGATTCCCTTCGCGATCGGTACCGCCCGGGCGGGCAGCTGGCGCGCCGCGGTACCCGATCACGCGACCATGTCCGGCCGGATCGGGCTCGTCCCGGGGGAGGCCCCGGCCGAGCTGCGGCAGGAGGTCGAGCGGGTGCTCGCCGAGGTCGCCGCCACCGACGACTGGCTGCGGGACCACCCGCCCGCCGTGCGCTGGGACCACGAGGGCCTGCCCGGCTGGGAGACGCCCGCCGACCACGAGCTGGTCGCCGCGCTGCGGTCGGCGCAGCGGGCCGCGACGGGGGAGGAAACCCTGACCGGCTTCACGGCCGGCTCCGACGCCGCCTTCTTCGGAGCGCGGGGGGTGCCGACCGCGATCTTCGGTCCGGGTGACGTCACGCTGGCGCACGCGCCGGACGAGTGCGTCGCCGAGGCCGACGTCGTGCGGGCGGCGAAGGTGCTCGCGCTGGCGCTGACCAGGATGGTGGTGCGCGGTGGGTGA
- a CDS encoding putative protein N(5)-glutamine methyltransferase, whose protein sequence is MSTDTETVLAGRLRAAGCVFAEDEARLLLAAARTPAELDALTARRIDGEPLEQVLGWAAFRGLRVHVEPGVFVPRRRTELLVEQAARLAPARAVAVDLCCGSGAVGAALAVEADLAELHAADFDPAAVRCARHNIPGEVHEGDLFDALPARLRGRVDILVANAPYVPSDAVGLMPPEARLHEPRPALDGGADGLDIARRVMAGAPGWLAPGGWVLVETSERQAPALLRAATGAGLAAQVVTSAELDATAVVGRAGHPG, encoded by the coding sequence ATGTCCACTGACACCGAAACCGTCCTCGCCGGCCGCCTGCGGGCCGCCGGCTGCGTCTTCGCCGAAGACGAGGCCCGCCTCCTGCTGGCCGCCGCGCGCACGCCCGCCGAGCTGGACGCCCTCACCGCCCGGCGGATCGACGGCGAACCCCTGGAACAGGTCCTGGGCTGGGCCGCGTTCCGCGGGCTGCGCGTGCACGTCGAGCCCGGCGTGTTCGTGCCCCGGCGGCGCACCGAACTGCTCGTCGAGCAGGCGGCCCGGCTCGCCCCCGCCCGGGCGGTCGCGGTCGATCTGTGCTGCGGCTCCGGCGCGGTCGGCGCGGCGCTGGCCGTGGAAGCCGACCTCGCCGAACTGCACGCCGCCGACTTCGACCCGGCGGCCGTGCGCTGCGCCCGCCACAACATTCCCGGCGAGGTCCACGAAGGCGATCTCTTCGACGCGTTGCCCGCGCGGTTACGCGGCCGGGTGGACATCCTGGTCGCCAACGCCCCGTACGTGCCCAGCGACGCGGTCGGGCTGATGCCGCCGGAAGCCCGGCTGCACGAACCCCGGCCGGCACTGGACGGCGGGGCCGACGGGCTGGACATCGCGCGGCGGGTGATGGCCGGTGCGCCGGGCTGGCTCGCCCCGGGCGGTTGGGTGCTGGTCGAGACCAGCGAGCGCCAGGCGCCGGCGCTGCTGCGCGCCGCCACCGGCGCGGGGCTCGCCGCGCAGGTCGTGACCTCGGCGGAGCTGGACGCGACGGCCGTCGTGGGCCGCGCCGGTCACCCGGGCTGA
- a CDS encoding LysR family transcriptional regulator: protein MELRQLEYFVTVAEEGNFTRAAERVHVAQPGVSAQVRRLERELGHELLDRSGRTVRLTEVGAAVLPYARAALAAVAGARLVADEFRGLVRGRIAFGMVTSHSFDVPGLLAAFHDDYPGVEITLVEARSEQLTGDVRGGRLDAAIASLATGEQPPGLNALVLTDEAIVAAVGQDDEWAGRDSVPLEALRDRRLVSLPAGTGLRTRLDEACAARGFAPRIGFEAGHPTVLGDLAARGLGVAILPESVPAARSDLHALAITDPPLRGSLALLWRADGPISPAARVFLDHARARLP from the coding sequence ATGGAACTGCGGCAGCTCGAGTACTTCGTGACGGTCGCCGAGGAGGGCAACTTCACCCGCGCGGCGGAACGCGTGCACGTGGCCCAGCCGGGGGTGTCGGCGCAGGTCCGCCGGCTGGAACGGGAGCTCGGCCACGAACTGCTGGACCGGTCCGGCCGCACCGTGCGGCTCACCGAGGTCGGCGCGGCCGTCCTGCCCTACGCCCGCGCCGCGCTGGCCGCGGTCGCCGGGGCCCGGCTCGTGGCCGACGAGTTCCGCGGGCTGGTCCGGGGGCGCATCGCGTTCGGCATGGTCACCTCGCACAGCTTCGACGTGCCCGGGCTGCTCGCGGCGTTCCACGACGACTACCCGGGCGTGGAGATCACGCTCGTCGAGGCCCGCTCCGAGCAGCTGACCGGCGACGTCCGCGGCGGCCGGCTCGACGCCGCCATCGCCAGCCTCGCCACCGGCGAGCAGCCACCCGGCCTGAACGCGCTGGTCCTCACCGACGAGGCGATCGTCGCGGCGGTCGGCCAGGACGACGAGTGGGCCGGGCGCGACAGCGTTCCGCTCGAGGCGCTGCGCGACCGCCGGCTGGTCAGCCTGCCGGCCGGCACCGGGCTGCGGACCCGGCTGGACGAAGCGTGCGCCGCGCGTGGCTTCGCGCCGCGGATCGGGTTCGAGGCCGGCCACCCCACGGTGCTCGGCGACCTCGCCGCCCGCGGGCTGGGTGTGGCGATCCTGCCGGAATCCGTGCCCGCCGCGCGGTCCGACCTGCACGCCCTCGCGATCACCGATCCGCCGCTGCGGGGCAGCCTGGCGCTGCTGTGGCGTGCCGACGGCCCGATCAGCCCGGCGGCGCGGGTCTTCCTCGACCACGCGCGTGCCCGCCTGCCCTGA
- a CDS encoding SDR family oxidoreductase gives MRTLERARAVVTGAGRGIGRAIAVRLAAAGASVAVVDTNPGTDNSDTTRGAVAEPVGPEIAAHGVDAMALQCDVTDPGAVEAAVGAVIAAWGGVDVLVCNAGGGTGPIHGNRASEVELAELEKVLRLNLFGTVHCCRAVAGPMRRQRHGSIVTMSSVNGLAATADGGYAHYGVAKAAVVQYTRYLARDLGPHGIRVNAVAPGRIRTARLQARYAEAGEDLAGAGEPDDVAAVVAFLAGPGARHVSGQVVTVDGGLPHYA, from the coding sequence GTGAGGACCCTGGAGCGGGCGCGGGCAGTGGTGACCGGAGCGGGCCGCGGGATCGGGCGTGCGATCGCGGTGCGGCTCGCCGCCGCGGGCGCGTCGGTCGCCGTCGTGGACACCAACCCCGGCACGGATAACAGCGACACCACCCGCGGGGCGGTCGCGGAACCGGTGGGTCCGGAGATCGCCGCCCACGGCGTGGACGCGATGGCCCTGCAGTGCGACGTCACCGACCCGGGGGCGGTCGAGGCCGCGGTGGGTGCGGTGATCGCCGCCTGGGGCGGGGTGGACGTGCTGGTCTGCAACGCCGGTGGCGGCACCGGTCCCATCCACGGCAACCGGGCGTCCGAAGTGGAGCTCGCCGAGCTGGAGAAGGTGCTGCGGCTGAACCTGTTCGGCACGGTCCACTGCTGCCGCGCGGTCGCCGGGCCGATGCGGCGGCAGCGGCACGGCAGCATCGTGACGATGAGCTCGGTCAACGGCCTGGCGGCCACCGCGGACGGCGGTTACGCGCACTACGGCGTCGCCAAGGCCGCGGTCGTGCAGTACACCCGCTACCTGGCGCGCGACCTCGGGCCGCACGGCATCCGCGTCAACGCGGTCGCCCCGGGACGGATCCGCACGGCCCGCCTGCAGGCCCGGTACGCCGAGGCGGGCGAAGACCTCGCCGGCGCCGGTGAACCCGATGACGTCGCCGCCGTCGTGGCATTCCTGGCCGGGCCCGGCGCCCGGCACGTCAGCGGACAGGTCGTCACCGTCGACGGCGGCCTGCCCCACTACGCCTGA
- a CDS encoding IclR family transcriptional regulator domain-containing protein → MGEQRTTVLHTLERGLQVLEAVAAADGGATAKVLGRQLGIKIGTCYHLLRTLVASGHVIRLPGGYYDVGPKAASLSRHLQRRSGPSPELAVILTRLHNKTRETSYISGWNHGTLILQHYLAGLHTLSVGNLDVGYTGHLHARASCKAVLAFLPDEQVAAMFDGVPLEAVTPSTITDFDALTVDLATTRRRGYALDLEEFSDGVCCVSAPFFAEQGTPAGAFTVSVPQPRFTERRSWLIAEVREAAAMATGLLRTGRLTVPSPDPRTNREVS, encoded by the coding sequence GTGGGTGAGCAGCGCACCACGGTCCTGCACACACTGGAGCGCGGGCTCCAGGTGCTGGAGGCGGTCGCCGCGGCCGACGGCGGCGCCACGGCGAAGGTGCTCGGGCGGCAGCTCGGCATCAAGATCGGCACCTGCTACCACCTGCTGCGGACGCTGGTCGCGAGCGGCCACGTGATCCGGCTGCCCGGCGGCTACTACGACGTGGGCCCCAAGGCCGCCTCGCTGAGCAGGCACCTGCAGCGACGCTCCGGTCCCTCGCCCGAGCTCGCGGTCATCCTGACCCGGTTGCACAACAAGACACGGGAAACGTCCTACATCTCGGGCTGGAACCATGGGACGCTGATCCTGCAGCACTACCTCGCGGGCCTGCACACCTTGTCCGTCGGCAACCTCGACGTCGGCTACACCGGCCACCTGCACGCGCGCGCGTCGTGCAAGGCGGTGCTGGCGTTCCTGCCGGACGAGCAGGTTGCGGCGATGTTCGACGGCGTTCCACTGGAGGCCGTCACGCCCTCCACGATCACCGACTTCGACGCGCTGACCGTGGACCTGGCCACGACCCGCAGACGTGGCTACGCCCTGGACCTGGAGGAGTTCAGCGACGGTGTCTGTTGCGTGTCGGCGCCGTTCTTCGCCGAGCAGGGCACGCCGGCCGGGGCGTTCACGGTGTCCGTGCCGCAGCCGCGCTTCACCGAGCGCCGGTCGTGGCTGATCGCGGAGGTGCGGGAGGCCGCGGCGATGGCGACCGGGTTGCTGCGCACCGGCCGGCTCACCGTGCCCTCGCCGGACCCGCGGACGAACCGGGAGGTGTCGTGA
- a CDS encoding thiamine pyrophosphate-dependent dehydrogenase E1 component subunit alpha, whose translation MPETAALLAHLESMRRIRSFEEEVTRLRATGEVVGSVHLCNGQEAIYVGACAALDLSRDAVFPTYRGHGWTLACGAPPHALFAELLGRATGINGGRGGSAYLSAPEYGMYGENSIVGAGAPIAAGAALAATFDGSGRVALAAFGDGAMNQGAVHEAMNFAAVRALPVIFLVENNHYSELTPIADMVRVDRLFKRASAYGMPGARIDGNDPEAVRQAVAEAVRRARSGAGPVLLEAMTQRIVGHYIGDAQHYRPSGDLDAALAAEPIGRLGRDLLGLGVAQSELDELEARVAREIADASARALADPVADPTTVLEHLYA comes from the coding sequence ATGCCCGAAACAGCGGCACTGCTCGCCCATCTGGAGTCGATGCGGCGGATCCGGTCCTTCGAGGAGGAGGTGACCCGGCTGCGTGCGACCGGCGAGGTCGTCGGATCGGTCCACCTGTGCAACGGCCAGGAAGCGATCTACGTCGGCGCCTGCGCCGCGCTCGATCTCAGCCGCGACGCCGTGTTCCCCACCTACCGCGGTCACGGCTGGACGCTCGCCTGCGGAGCGCCGCCGCACGCGCTGTTCGCCGAGCTGCTCGGCCGCGCCACCGGGATCAACGGTGGCCGCGGCGGATCGGCCTACCTCTCCGCGCCCGAGTACGGGATGTACGGCGAGAACTCGATCGTGGGTGCCGGCGCCCCGATCGCGGCCGGTGCCGCGCTGGCCGCCACCTTCGACGGGTCGGGCCGCGTCGCGCTCGCCGCGTTCGGGGACGGCGCGATGAACCAGGGCGCGGTGCACGAGGCGATGAACTTCGCCGCGGTCCGTGCGCTGCCCGTGATCTTCCTCGTCGAGAACAACCACTACTCCGAACTCACCCCGATCGCCGACATGGTGCGCGTCGACCGGTTGTTCAAGCGGGCCTCCGCCTACGGGATGCCGGGCGCGCGCATCGACGGCAACGACCCGGAGGCGGTGCGCCAGGCCGTCGCGGAGGCCGTCCGCCGGGCCCGTTCCGGCGCGGGCCCGGTGCTGCTGGAGGCGATGACCCAGCGGATCGTCGGGCACTACATCGGCGACGCACAGCACTACCGGCCCTCCGGCGACCTGGACGCGGCGCTCGCCGCGGAACCGATCGGACGGCTCGGCCGGGACCTGCTCGGCCTCGGCGTCGCACAGTCCGAACTGGACGAACTCGAAGCACGGGTGGCCCGCGAGATCGCCGACGCCTCCGCCCGAGCGCTGGCCGATCCCGTCGCCGACCCCACCACCGTTCTGGAGCACCTCTATGCCTGA
- a CDS encoding FCD domain-containing protein: MTELRRGPVVPQVASLLRQRLRRGDWRPGERLPNEVRLAAEFGVGRSSVREAVRLLVQDGLLDVRHGSGTFVATGEPPATRDVRQLVRRARLLEVYEVRRALEVEAARLAAQRVRPEDVARLREGLRKRQDERDSDPAVFVDADLAFHRAVVELSGNALLLSLFTAAEPVLREILTDLVRHETHLPDSSPAHADLLDALERQDPDAAVAATVANLDPVRCGVRTAATRTPLDQPG, translated from the coding sequence GTGACGGAGCTGCGGCGTGGACCGGTGGTGCCCCAGGTGGCGAGCCTGCTGCGGCAGCGCCTGCGCCGCGGTGACTGGCGGCCCGGCGAACGACTGCCCAACGAGGTGCGGCTGGCGGCCGAGTTCGGCGTGGGACGGTCGTCGGTGCGCGAGGCGGTCCGGTTGCTGGTCCAGGACGGCCTGCTGGACGTCCGACACGGCTCCGGCACCTTCGTCGCCACCGGGGAGCCGCCCGCCACCCGTGACGTGCGGCAGCTGGTGCGCCGCGCCCGGCTGCTCGAGGTCTACGAGGTGCGCCGCGCGCTGGAGGTCGAGGCCGCGCGGCTCGCCGCCCAGCGGGTGCGGCCCGAGGACGTCGCGCGCCTGCGGGAGGGTCTGCGGAAACGTCAGGACGAGCGGGACAGCGACCCGGCGGTGTTCGTCGACGCCGACCTCGCCTTCCACCGCGCGGTCGTCGAGCTGTCCGGCAATGCCCTCCTGCTCAGCCTGTTCACCGCCGCGGAGCCGGTACTGCGGGAGATCCTCACCGACCTGGTGCGTCACGAAACCCACCTGCCGGACTCCTCCCCCGCCCACGCAGACCTCCTGGACGCGCTGGAACGGCAGGATCCCGACGCGGCTGTCGCCGCGACCGTCGCCAACCTCGACCCCGTCCGGTGCGGCGTCCGCACCGCCGCCACCCGCACCCCGCTCGATCAGCCCGGGTGA
- a CDS encoding YybH family protein: MIEKATTPEDLAVMFVERANARDAEALSELYAEDAVLAFPPGSQTVGRDAIREVLERMLEQAGEFAAEEPMPTVYHGDLALTSTRPADGTGGRVQVARRQPDGTWLRIIDRPEIRGPR, encoded by the coding sequence ATGATCGAGAAGGCCACCACGCCGGAAGACCTCGCCGTGATGTTCGTCGAGCGCGCCAACGCCCGCGACGCCGAGGCGCTGTCGGAGCTCTACGCCGAGGACGCCGTGCTGGCGTTCCCGCCCGGTTCGCAGACGGTGGGCCGGGACGCGATCCGGGAGGTGCTCGAGCGGATGCTGGAGCAGGCGGGCGAGTTCGCCGCCGAGGAACCGATGCCCACCGTCTACCACGGCGACCTCGCCCTGACCTCCACCCGCCCCGCGGACGGCACGGGCGGCCGGGTGCAGGTGGCGCGACGGCAACCGGACGGCACCTGGCTGCGGATCATCGACCGCCCGGAGATACGCGGCCCCCGGTGA
- a CDS encoding alpha-ketoacid dehydrogenase subunit beta, with the protein MPETKNLSYAESVNAALRRALAERPEALLFGEDVAAPGGVFGVTKGLRKEFGDRVFDTPISESAILGGAVGAAMFGRRPIAEIMWADFSLVALDQLVNQAANVRYVSRGSLSAPLTVRTQQGNAPGACAQHSQSLEAFFAHVPGLRVCLPATHQDAYDLLLSAIWCDDPVIVIENRTLYHAGKQQVRLGGDVQPVGGAAVRRPGRDVTVLTWGALQHRVLEAADRLAGDGIEAEVLDARWVRPLDLAAVLASVRRTGRLVVAHEAHTVGGVGGEVLAAVAEAGLPLRCPPVRIGAPDTRIPAAPGLAAAVIPSTEVIAEAITKSVRA; encoded by the coding sequence ATGCCTGAGACGAAGAACCTGTCCTACGCCGAGTCGGTCAACGCGGCGCTGCGCCGCGCTCTCGCCGAACGCCCGGAGGCGCTGCTGTTCGGGGAGGACGTCGCCGCACCCGGCGGGGTGTTCGGCGTGACGAAGGGCCTGCGCAAGGAATTCGGCGACCGCGTGTTCGACACCCCGATCTCGGAATCGGCCATCCTCGGCGGCGCGGTGGGGGCCGCGATGTTCGGCCGCCGGCCGATCGCCGAGATCATGTGGGCCGACTTCTCGCTGGTCGCCCTGGACCAGCTCGTCAACCAGGCCGCCAACGTCCGCTACGTGTCCCGCGGGTCGCTGTCGGCGCCGCTGACCGTGCGCACCCAGCAGGGCAACGCGCCCGGGGCGTGCGCCCAGCACTCGCAGTCGCTGGAGGCGTTCTTCGCCCACGTGCCCGGGCTGCGGGTGTGCCTGCCCGCCACGCACCAGGACGCCTACGACCTGCTGCTGTCGGCGATCTGGTGCGACGACCCGGTGATCGTGATCGAGAACCGCACCCTGTACCACGCGGGCAAGCAGCAGGTCCGGCTCGGCGGTGACGTGCAGCCGGTGGGGGGTGCGGCGGTGCGGCGGCCGGGGCGCGACGTCACCGTGCTCACCTGGGGCGCGCTGCAGCACCGGGTGCTGGAGGCGGCCGACCGGCTCGCCGGGGACGGGATCGAGGCCGAGGTGCTGGACGCCCGCTGGGTGCGCCCGCTCGACCTGGCGGCCGTGCTGGCAAGCGTGCGCCGCACCGGGCGGCTGGTGGTCGCCCACGAAGCGCACACGGTCGGCGGGGTCGGCGGCGAGGTGCTCGCCGCCGTCGCCGAAGCCGGGCTGCCGCTGCGCTGCCCGCCGGTGCGGATCGGTGCGCCGGACACCCGCATCCCGGCCGCGCCGGGGCTCGCCGCGGCCGTCATCCCCTCCACCGAGGTGATCGCCGAGGCGATCACCAAGTCCGTCCGAGCCTAG
- a CDS encoding MFS transporter, giving the protein MTVQTQPATGALHRITAVQRKSIVAACIGNFIEWYEFVLYGYFASTIAKLFFPAGDPTAALLLTFALFGVSFVVRPLGGVVFGYIGDRHGRRAALSAIILLISLGTALMALVPSYASIGVAAPVLILVLRLAQGVSAGGEWTGAVAYVIETAPAGRRAYYGSWQTITIVLGMMVASLSALLFSEVLPPAALESWGWRIPFLVALPLGLIGLYMRLRLDETPEFARVAATEGHERAPLRATLRHDWRSILRVAGLVCSPTMCTYVLLVYGPTFLVTELSVPPARAKLAGFGAMVVMMVLTVVFARVCDRVGRKPFLIAGAIWVLVTAPLGFLLLHRLSFGFLVAGLALVVIGEAMMLAPQPAIFAELFPTARRYSGVGIGYNIGVVLFGGAGPLVATAVVEATRSTYAPAGYLMCGALISLVAAFVTPETLRARD; this is encoded by the coding sequence ATGACCGTCCAGACCCAGCCGGCCACCGGTGCGCTGCACCGCATCACCGCGGTGCAGCGCAAGTCGATCGTGGCCGCCTGCATCGGCAACTTCATCGAGTGGTACGAGTTCGTCCTCTACGGGTACTTCGCGTCGACGATCGCGAAGCTGTTCTTCCCGGCCGGGGACCCGACCGCCGCGCTGCTGCTGACGTTCGCGCTCTTCGGGGTGAGTTTCGTGGTGCGCCCGCTCGGCGGGGTGGTGTTCGGCTACATCGGCGACCGGCACGGCAGGCGCGCCGCGCTGTCGGCGATCATCCTGCTGATCTCGCTGGGCACCGCGCTGATGGCGCTCGTGCCGTCGTACGCCTCCATCGGTGTCGCCGCGCCGGTGCTCATCCTGGTGCTGCGGCTGGCGCAGGGCGTGTCGGCGGGCGGTGAGTGGACCGGTGCCGTGGCGTACGTGATCGAGACGGCACCCGCCGGCAGGCGGGCGTACTACGGCAGCTGGCAAACGATCACGATCGTGCTCGGCATGATGGTGGCGAGTTTGTCCGCGCTGCTGTTCAGCGAGGTGCTCCCACCGGCCGCGCTGGAGTCGTGGGGCTGGCGGATCCCGTTCCTGGTCGCGCTGCCGCTGGGCCTGATCGGGCTGTACATGCGGTTGCGGCTGGACGAGACGCCCGAGTTCGCCCGGGTGGCCGCCACGGAGGGGCACGAACGGGCGCCGCTGCGCGCGACGCTGCGACACGACTGGCGGTCGATCCTGCGCGTGGCCGGGCTGGTGTGCTCGCCGACCATGTGCACCTACGTGCTGCTGGTGTACGGCCCCACCTTCCTGGTGACCGAGCTGTCGGTGCCGCCGGCGCGGGCGAAGCTCGCCGGGTTCGGCGCGATGGTGGTCATGATGGTGCTGACCGTGGTGTTCGCCCGGGTGTGCGACCGGGTGGGGCGCAAGCCGTTCCTGATCGCCGGGGCCATCTGGGTGCTGGTGACCGCGCCGCTCGGGTTCCTGTTGCTGCACCGGTTGTCCTTCGGGTTCCTGGTCGCCGGTCTCGCCCTGGTGGTGATCGGCGAGGCGATGATGCTGGCGCCGCAGCCGGCGATCTTCGCCGAGCTGTTCCCGACCGCCCGCCGGTACAGCGGGGTCGGCATCGGCTACAACATCGGCGTGGTGCTCTTCGGCGGCGCCGGGCCGCTGGTGGCCACCGCCGTGGTGGAGGCCACGCGAAGCACCTACGCACCCGCGGGTTACCTGATGTGCGGCGCGCTGATCAGCCTGGTCGCCGCGTTCGTCACCCCGGAGACCCTGCGCGCCCGCGACTGA